The region ATTCAGAGAAGGACCGCGAAACGCGCGGAAGACTGAGCCGGTCAATGAAATGCCAAGTTCGAGATCCTTCACCAAGCCCAATCTGGGATTGAAGACGGTCTCCGCAGTCTCGGGAAAGGGAACCCCCGAGGCTCCTCCGGTCTGCTTCGCGTCGAAGCTCGCAAAATGATCGATCCTTGATGAAAGCGCCACGGACCAGCCCCTGGGATGCCACAATGCTTCTCCGTAAAAACCACTATCGCGTTGGCGGGCACTTGTACTCACTGTCGGCTGATTTATCCCGTTCGATACGGGTGTCTCGGCATCCGTTCCCCGCGTATCGAGCACATCCGCTCCCAGTACAGTGGTCACGGGACCAAATGCACGTGCCCATTGCCCGGCTCCTCCTAGCTGCATCGAAGGAACCTTTTGCAAGCGCACAAGCCGCTCGGTCATGCGATCTGCCGCGACTGAAGAGAAACCCTGGCGATATCCCTGATCCATTCCATACAACCGCAAAAGAAAACGGCCGGCATTGGAAGCATTCCAGTCGCCGCCTGCGGCGTATCTCCAGATGCGGGCCGCGTTCGTCGCAGACGGTGTGCCATTGTTGCGAGCTTCGTTGAGGAGATTGCCACGCAAAAACACAGCGCCGCCGGAACTGAGGTCGTGCCTCAACTCCAGTCGTCCACTTTGAGAGTGGACATTGGCAGGAATATCCACTGGACCGCGAGCCTCAGGAGCCGTCAGGATATAGCCTCCCGTACGAAACAAAGTCGTTGCTCCCAGAATCCCCCAGCCCCGAGCTGTGCCAGCCAGAAGTCCACTGGCAATGGACGTGTCTTCTTGCGCTCCGGTTAGATGTAACGCGTACTGCAAGCCTTCTCTCGGTACAACAGGCATGACGTCGATGACGCCGCCAATGGCGCTTGAACCATAAAGATCCGACGCACCTCCACGCATCACCTCGACTCTTTGAACTGCCAGCTCGGGAATTTCGTTCCAGTGAATCCAGCCACCGAAAGAGTCATTGAGCGGAACCTGGTCACTCAGCACCAGGGTGCGGCTTGCCGCTGTCGATCCCAATCCCCTCAGCGATGTACCCTGGCTCGTGGGATTGGCCACCCAGGAGCTGGTCCTGCGAAATAGCTGGAATCCCGCTATTTGACGCAACCGGTCATCGAGCGAAAAGCCGGGAATCTCCTTGAGCTCTTGACCGCCAAGTATTCGAACGCTGCTTGCGCTTGCATTCAGTGCTAACGGCTGACGGGTTGCCGTTACTTCAACGCTCGTAGTTACAGGAGCGATCTTTAAAGTGACATCAAGTTGACCGTCGTTTCCCGCAGGTTGAGCTACCGTGGAAAAGCCTTCATGGGATACTTCGATCAGGGTCTGCGGCCCCGCTCCGGTTACGATCGCGCATCCGCTTGCATCGCCATGAAACTGTTCATGGCCGACACTCACCACTAAGCCAGGGATTGCGTCGCCCTTCTCGTTGTAAGCGCATACCTTTACAGACCGAGTGACTGCTAAAGCCGGAATGCCAAGCAGACAGGCCGCCACAAAGTGGCAGACAAGTCGATTCGAAAACATGATCTTCCAATGATATCGCGCCGACACTTGTAGCCAGACATGCGGTGCTACCGCCTGAAAAATACTCAGCAGTTCTCTAACAAGAAATCCGCAAAAAGAGGCAACACCTCCCCGGTTGAGGAGGTTGTCGCGTTCACCACTTTCCGAGAGATACCTTGAGGCCGCCGAATACAGTTATCGGTGCACCGGGAGCAAAGAACGTGCTGCTACGCACCGGATATTCAGTATCTCCGTCGAACTGGATAGAACGGAACGGCCGTGGGGTGAAGTTGCCGTTGTCGTCATAAGGAGTAGTAGCGAGTTGGCCCGCAGTGTAATAGTGGCGATTCAGGAGATTATTGATCTGAGCGAACAGCTCGAGATGATTCGTAAGTCTGTATCTTGTCCCCACGTTTACAACACCATACCCCGGGCTCTTTCCCGGTCCGAGATAATAGACACCATCGGGCTGATGTTGGTTATTCTCGTTGCCACGAACATACGATGAGCTGATGAGATTGAAATCGGTATCGATTGAAAGCTTCCGCAGCGGATGGTAGTCGCCAAACAGCTTGAGCATGTGTTGCGGAACCTGTGGGATCCGGTTGCCGGGCGAGATCGCAATGTTGCCTCCATCCACCACTCCCATTCCTCCGCCTTCGGCATTGCTGTTGCTGCTGTTGCTTCCACTGCCGACAGTCTGTGAACTTTGATAGGTAGCGTCCAGGAACGTGTATTCCGCACCTCCATCGAAGTGCCGCAGATTGGCCGAGAAGCTCGCCTCTACACCCTGACGCCGCGTCTTTCCGAAGTTCTGGAAGTAGCCATAGCCGGTCTGCTGCGAAGCAACGAAGAGCAGGTCGTCGTAGTTGTCGCTATGAAAGAAGCCCGCACTCCACCGTAAGGTTGCATTCGGGCTTCCGCGAAGGCCTGCTTCAAATGTCTTGCTGACAACCTGTTTCAGCGGAGGATCGCTGACCAGCGCATTCGGCAGGCTGCAGGGGAAATCCGGGTCGGCACACCCAAGCTCTGTCGATGTTGGAGCGCGACTGCTTTCTCCATAGTTGAAATAAGCGCTCAGTGCCGCCGAGGCCTTATAGACAACGCCAGCCGAAGGATTGAAGCGATCAAACGTATTGATCGCGGTGAGAGTACCGCGGTAAGGCACCGGCGGCAGCCGATCCTCATTGTTAATCGTGGTGTGGTTATAACGGCCCGATGCTGTCAAAACCCATTTCCCCACCGTAAACGTATCGGTCAGGAAAAAGCTCGGAGTGTTCGTGCTTCCGTGAAGGTTGACTCGGTTATCCTGCGGCGCATCGTCTGCTTCCGTAGAGCCATCGAGAAAAACCGGGATTCGAGTCACTGAGATTCCATCGTCGTTCAGATAACCATATTGCGCATTCTGGACGAAGGTGAGAGTCCCTCGATCCCAACCGCCCCCGACGGCAAATCGATTGTGTGCTGTCCGCCAGGAAAGTACGCCTGATAAGCCATAAGCATTCTGCTTATTGACGGTATCCGTGTCTACGCCTGTACACTTCTCACCCGGCTCGTCCAACTCCAGGCCTTGCGCGATGCAGCGAAGATACGGAAACGGAGTATTGGCTGGAGTAATGTTTGGAGGAAAGGTGATACCCGCGGCAGTCAGGGCCGCCTTATCGGCATTGCTCAGGGTGTAGAGCGATTCCCCGAAAGAGTCGTCATTCATATCACCGTTCGTGGTATTGGTCCGAATATGGCGGTAGTAGGCGTTGGCATTAATACTCAGGCTTCTCGAAAGAGCATGCGTCGCATTGAAGGTGAGAAAAGGGGAGTGCTGCCAGGTCCGGTCAGGGATGCTGAACACGCTGTTATAGCCGTGATTGAGCCCGGTGGTGCGATGGATTGCCCGGAAATCCTGTGTGCCGTTTCCGGTCAGATCATTGATGGCGTAGCCGCCCGAGAGCGAAATCGCGGTCAGATCTTTGTTGTATCCGAGCTTCGCGAAAGACTGACGCACGCTGGAGGGTGAAGAAACCCTCCAGCCATCCTCATGGAACAACGTACCGGCCGCAAACCAATTTAGATCGCTCTTGTTGCTTCCGCCATACTCGGCATCGAGCGCCATGCGGCCAAAGCTTCCCCCGTATCCGCTGACAGCCAGCCCCGGATTCGTGAGGCCGCTTTTTGTCTGTACAGCGATAGCTCCACCCAGCGTATTTAGGCCATAAACCGGATTCGAGCCGGGGATAAGCTCGGTCGTATTGATGGCAACTTTCGGGATCAGATCCCAAGCCACCACGTCGCCGAAGGGCTGGTTTTGACGTACTCCATCCAGGTACACGGACAGGCCTTCCGCCGAACCAACGAGGGGAGATGCCGTATAGCCGCGATAATTCACGTCAGGCTGGAACGGATTATTCTGATTTTCGTTGACGTAAACACCGTTGAGCCGCCGCTTCAGGACATCCGTCAGGTCGATGGCATTCGTATCTTCGATTGTTTGCGCGGTTAGGGATTGTACGGGAACAGGAACGTCAGACTGTGGTAGATCGAGAGAGCCAATTGGCGTTGAAGCAATGACATCCACGGTGGTCGAGATGCTTCCAACCTGAAGTCGAACATCCTGGACCACCGAAGATGCCGGCTGAACCTGCAG is a window of Edaphobacter sp. 12200R-103 DNA encoding:
- a CDS encoding TonB-dependent receptor — protein: MFSNRLVCHFVAACLLGIPALAVTRSVKVCAYNEKGDAIPGLVVSVGHEQFHGDASGCAIVTGAGPQTLIEVSHEGFSTVAQPAGNDGQLDVTLKIAPVTTSVEVTATRQPLALNASASSVRILGGQELKEIPGFSLDDRLRQIAGFQLFRRTSSWVANPTSQGTSLRGLGSTAASRTLVLSDQVPLNDSFGGWIHWNEIPELAVQRVEVMRGGASDLYGSSAIGGVIDVMPVVPREGLQYALHLTGAQEDTSIASGLLAGTARGWGILGATTLFRTGGYILTAPEARGPVDIPANVHSQSGRLELRHDLSSGGAVFLRGNLLNEARNNGTPSATNAARIWRYAAGGDWNASNAGRFLLRLYGMDQGYRQGFSSVAADRMTERLVRLQKVPSMQLGGAGQWARAFGPVTTVLGADVLDTRGTDAETPVSNGINQPTVSTSARQRDSGFYGEALWHPRGWSVALSSRIDHFASFDAKQTGGASGVPFPETAETVFNPRLGLVKDLELGISLTGSVFRAFRGPSLNELYRTSQVGQQLTIANPALRSERATGWEAGGLIHLHRIGSVRTSYFWTQVNRPVAAVTISSTPTSSTLMRQNLGQLTSKGFTAEAEMHPLEFLVVKAGYQYADSTVTKFQPDPSLVGKWTPQVPRNSGTLEVRMERNRWGIFSIYLRSSGRQFDDSSNRYRLAGFAQVDLYAEHRLFSKLSLWGSVQNVGNERVEAGRTPLLTLGAPRIVSAGLRFP
- a CDS encoding TonB-dependent receptor, coding for MKILRLQVQPASSVVQDVRLQVGSISTTVDVIASTPIGSLDLPQSDVPVPVQSLTAQTIEDTNAIDLTDVLKRRLNGVYVNENQNNPFQPDVNYRGYTASPLVGSAEGLSVYLDGVRQNQPFGDVVAWDLIPKVAINTTELIPGSNPVYGLNTLGGAIAVQTKSGLTNPGLAVSGYGGSFGRMALDAEYGGSNKSDLNWFAAGTLFHEDGWRVSSPSSVRQSFAKLGYNKDLTAISLSGGYAINDLTGNGTQDFRAIHRTTGLNHGYNSVFSIPDRTWQHSPFLTFNATHALSRSLSINANAYYRHIRTNTTNGDMNDDSFGESLYTLSNADKAALTAAGITFPPNITPANTPFPYLRCIAQGLELDEPGEKCTGVDTDTVNKQNAYGLSGVLSWRTAHNRFAVGGGWDRGTLTFVQNAQYGYLNDDGISVTRIPVFLDGSTEADDAPQDNRVNLHGSTNTPSFFLTDTFTVGKWVLTASGRYNHTTINNEDRLPPVPYRGTLTAINTFDRFNPSAGVVYKASAALSAYFNYGESSRAPTSTELGCADPDFPCSLPNALVSDPPLKQVVSKTFEAGLRGSPNATLRWSAGFFHSDNYDDLLFVASQQTGYGYFQNFGKTRRQGVEASFSANLRHFDGGAEYTFLDATYQSSQTVGSGSNSSNSNAEGGGMGVVDGGNIAISPGNRIPQVPQHMLKLFGDYHPLRKLSIDTDFNLISSSYVRGNENNQHQPDGVYYLGPGKSPGYGVVNVGTRYRLTNHLELFAQINNLLNRHYYTAGQLATTPYDDNGNFTPRPFRSIQFDGDTEYPVRSSTFFAPGAPITVFGGLKVSLGKW